One window from the genome of Desulfovibrio aminophilus encodes:
- the floR gene encoding chloramphenicol/florfenicol efflux MFS transporter FloR, whose product MTITRPAWAYTLPAALLLMAPFDILASLAMDIYLPVVPAMPGILNTTPSIIQLTLSLYMVMLGVGQVIFGPMSDRIGRRPILLAGGALFIVASLGAAWSSTAAAFVAFRLLQAVGASAGLVATFATVRDVYASRPEGVVIYGLFSSMLAFVPALGPIAGALIGEFFGWRAIFVTLAALALPALLNAGFRWHETRPLDEAKTRRSVLPIFASPAFWVYTVGFSAGMGTFFVFFSTAPRVLIGQADYSEIGFSLTFATVAFVMIVTTRFAKSFVVRWGIAGCVARGMALLICGAALLGVGELYGSPSFLTFILPMWVMAIGIVVTVSVTANGALAKFDDFAGSAVAFYFCIQSLIVSIVGTLAVTLLNGDTTWPLIFYAMTMAVLVSTGLALLRSRDVPVERSSVV is encoded by the coding sequence ATGACTATCACACGCCCTGCGTGGGCCTATACGTTGCCGGCAGCCCTGCTGCTGATGGCTCCCTTCGACATCCTCGCGTCACTGGCGATGGATATTTATCTCCCCGTCGTTCCAGCGATGCCCGGCATCCTGAACACGACGCCATCCATAATCCAGCTCACGTTGAGCCTCTACATGGTTATGCTCGGCGTGGGGCAGGTGATCTTTGGCCCAATGTCGGATCGCATCGGGCGACGGCCGATCTTGCTTGCGGGCGGGGCGCTTTTCATCGTCGCTTCTCTCGGAGCGGCATGGTCGTCAACGGCCGCAGCCTTCGTCGCGTTTCGCTTGCTACAAGCGGTCGGAGCGTCGGCGGGGTTGGTGGCGACGTTCGCGACGGTTCGCGACGTTTATGCCAGCCGCCCCGAGGGTGTCGTCATCTACGGTCTTTTCAGTTCGATGCTGGCCTTCGTCCCCGCCCTTGGTCCCATCGCTGGAGCGTTGATCGGCGAGTTTTTCGGATGGCGAGCGATATTCGTCACGCTGGCCGCACTTGCGTTGCCTGCACTCTTGAACGCCGGTTTCAGATGGCACGAAACCCGCCCGTTGGATGAAGCAAAGACGCGCCGATCCGTACTGCCGATCTTCGCGAGTCCAGCTTTTTGGGTTTATACGGTCGGCTTTAGCGCCGGCATGGGGACCTTCTTTGTCTTCTTCTCGACAGCCCCCCGCGTGCTCATAGGCCAAGCGGACTATTCGGAGATCGGGTTCAGCTTGACCTTTGCCACTGTCGCGTTCGTCATGATCGTGACAACGCGTTTCGCGAAGTCCTTTGTCGTAAGATGGGGCATTGCCGGATGCGTGGCGCGCGGGATGGCTTTGCTCATTTGCGGAGCGGCCCTGTTGGGGGTCGGCGAACTCTACGGCTCGCCGTCATTCCTCACCTTCATCCTACCGATGTGGGTTATGGCGATCGGCATTGTTGTTACGGTGTCCGTTACCGCCAACGGCGCACTTGCAAAGTTCGATGACTTCGCAGGATCGGCAGTCGCGTTCTACTTCTGCATCCAAAGTCTGATCGTCAGCATCGTCGGAACATTGGCGGTGACGTTGTTGAATGGCGACACTACATGGCCCTTGATCTTCTACGCGATGACGATGGCGGTGCTGGTATCAACGGGTCTGGCGCTACTTCGCTCCCGTGACGTTCCTGTCGAGAGGTCGTCAGTCGTCTAA